From Micromonospora sp. NBC_01699, a single genomic window includes:
- a CDS encoding acetolactate synthase large subunit, which produces MTRPTPETLAHTARRTRPNTEPVTESADQLARRTRSGGAEGGQVDPAARRARPTGDGADVAPLPGPVPGAARSVAPVPVTGAGSLVKSLEALEVDVAFGIPGGAILPAYDPLYDSSVRHILVRHEQGAGHAATGYAQATGKVGVCIATSGPGATNLVTPIADAYMDSVPLVAITGQVARPSIGTDAFQEADIQGITLPITKHNFLVQTPEEIPRVLAEAFHLASTGRPGPVLVDIPKDVLQAQTTFSWPPTLDLPGYRPTLHPHGKQIREAARLIANSRRPVLYVGGGVLKAGATEGLLRLAELTGIPVVTTLMARGAFPDSHPQHLGMPGMHGTVAAVYGLQKADLIVALGARFDDRVTGKLDSFAPGAAIVHADIDPAEIGKNRAADVPIVGDARHVIDELIEAVRVAGTGAERPASRGAGDRTDWWAQLDDLRQRYPLGYDEPSDGTLAPQYVIKRLGELAGPDAIYVAGVGQHQMWASQFISYEKPNTWLNSGGLGTMGYAVPAAMGAKVGRPDTMVWAVDGDGCFQMTNQELATCALEGIPIKVAVINNGNLGMVRQWQTLFYGERYSNTDLGTHKHRIPDFVKLAEALGCIGLRCENAADVDKTIEAAMAINDAPVVIDFVVGKDAMVWPMVAAGTSNDEIMFARGVRPAFEDDDL; this is translated from the coding sequence ATGACGAGACCCACGCCAGAGACACTCGCCCACACCGCCCGCCGTACCCGGCCGAACACCGAGCCGGTAACCGAATCCGCGGACCAGCTCGCCCGGCGTACCCGGTCCGGCGGTGCCGAGGGCGGACAGGTCGACCCGGCGGCCCGGCGGGCCCGACCGACCGGTGACGGCGCCGACGTCGCCCCGCTGCCCGGCCCGGTTCCCGGTGCCGCCCGGTCGGTCGCCCCGGTGCCGGTCACCGGCGCGGGTTCGCTGGTCAAGTCGCTCGAAGCGCTTGAGGTCGACGTCGCGTTCGGCATCCCCGGTGGCGCGATCCTGCCGGCGTACGACCCGCTCTACGATTCGTCCGTGCGGCACATCCTGGTCCGGCACGAGCAGGGCGCCGGGCACGCGGCGACCGGCTACGCCCAGGCCACCGGCAAGGTCGGGGTCTGCATCGCCACCTCCGGCCCCGGGGCGACCAACCTGGTCACCCCGATCGCCGACGCCTACATGGACTCGGTGCCGCTGGTCGCGATCACCGGCCAGGTCGCCCGCCCGTCGATCGGTACGGACGCCTTCCAGGAAGCCGACATCCAGGGCATCACGCTGCCGATCACCAAGCACAACTTCCTGGTCCAGACCCCGGAGGAGATCCCGAGGGTGCTGGCCGAGGCGTTCCACCTGGCGTCGACCGGCCGCCCCGGTCCGGTCCTGGTCGACATCCCGAAGGACGTGCTCCAGGCGCAGACCACGTTCTCCTGGCCGCCCACCCTGGACCTGCCCGGCTACCGGCCGACCCTGCACCCGCACGGCAAGCAGATCCGCGAGGCGGCCCGGCTGATCGCCAACTCCCGTCGCCCGGTGCTCTACGTCGGCGGCGGCGTGCTCAAGGCCGGTGCCACCGAGGGGCTGCTCCGGCTCGCCGAGCTGACCGGCATCCCGGTGGTCACCACGCTGATGGCCCGCGGCGCGTTCCCGGACTCGCACCCGCAGCACCTGGGCATGCCGGGCATGCACGGCACCGTCGCCGCCGTGTACGGGCTCCAGAAGGCCGACCTGATCGTGGCGCTCGGCGCCCGTTTCGACGACCGGGTGACCGGCAAGCTCGACTCGTTCGCCCCGGGGGCGGCGATCGTGCACGCCGACATCGACCCGGCCGAGATCGGCAAGAACCGGGCCGCCGACGTGCCGATCGTCGGCGACGCGCGGCACGTGATCGACGAGCTGATCGAGGCGGTCCGGGTCGCCGGCACCGGTGCCGAGCGGCCGGCGAGCCGGGGGGCCGGTGACCGGACCGACTGGTGGGCGCAGCTCGACGACCTGCGCCAGCGTTACCCGCTCGGCTACGACGAGCCCTCCGACGGCACCCTCGCCCCGCAGTACGTGATCAAGCGGCTGGGCGAGCTGGCCGGTCCGGACGCCATCTACGTGGCCGGCGTCGGCCAGCACCAGATGTGGGCGTCGCAGTTCATCTCGTACGAGAAGCCGAACACCTGGCTGAACTCCGGTGGCCTGGGCACCATGGGTTACGCGGTGCCGGCGGCGATGGGCGCCAAGGTCGGTCGGCCGGACACGATGGTCTGGGCGGTGGACGGCGACGGCTGCTTCCAGATGACCAACCAGGAGTTGGCCACCTGCGCCCTGGAGGGCATCCCGATCAAGGTCGCCGTGATCAACAACGGCAACCTGGGCATGGTCCGGCAGTGGCAGACCCTGTTCTACGGGGAGCGCTACTCCAACACCGACCTCGGCACCCACAAGCACCGGATCCCGGACTTCGTGAAGCTCGCCGAGGCGCTCGGCTGCATCGGCCTGCGCTGCGAGAACGCGGCCGACGTCGACAAGACCATCGAGGCGGCGATGGCGATCAACGACGCACCGGTCGTGATCGACTTCGTGGTCGGCAAGGACGCCATGGTCTGGCCGATGGTCGCCGCCGGCACCAGCAACGACGAGATCATGTTCGCCCGGGGGGTCCGCCCCGCCTTCGAAGACGACGACCTGTGA
- the ilvN gene encoding acetolactate synthase small subunit, with product MTMHTLSVLVENKPGVLARVSGLFSRRSFNIDSLAVGETENPDVSRITIVVNADSSPLEQVTKQLNKLVNVLKIVELDPAVSVARELLLVKVRADRAARAQVLETVSLFRARVVDVAPDTLTIEATGTPDKLDALLRDLEPFGIKEMVQSGLVAIGRGSRSITTGSALRAA from the coding sequence ATGACCATGCACACGCTCTCCGTGCTGGTGGAGAACAAGCCCGGCGTGCTGGCCCGGGTCAGCGGGCTCTTCTCCCGCCGCAGTTTCAACATCGACTCACTGGCCGTCGGGGAGACCGAGAACCCGGACGTCTCCCGGATCACCATCGTGGTCAACGCCGACTCCTCACCCCTGGAGCAGGTGACCAAGCAGCTCAACAAGCTGGTCAACGTACTGAAGATCGTCGAGCTGGATCCGGCCGTGTCGGTCGCCCGGGAACTGCTGCTGGTCAAGGTGCGGGCCGATCGCGCGGCACGGGCGCAGGTGCTGGAGACGGTGAGCCTGTTCCGGGCCCGGGTGGTCGACGTCGCCCCGGACACCCTCACCATCGAGGCGACCGGTACGCCCGACAAGCTGGACGCGCTCCTGCGCGACCTGGAACCGTTCGGAATCAAGGAAATGGTGCAGTCCGGTCTGGTGGCCATCGGGCGCGGCTCGCGTTCGATCACCACCGGTTCGGCGTTGCGTGCCGCTTAG
- the ilvC gene encoding ketol-acid reductoisomerase, which produces MSIEIYYDDDADLALIQDKKVAVLGYGSQGHAHALSLRDSGVDVVIGLPEGSKSRVKAEEQGLRVLTPAQASAEADVIMVLAPDTAQRTLYTEAIEPNLTEGKALFFGHGLNIRYGFITPPANVDVAMVAPKGPGHLVRRQYVDGKGVPVLVAVEQDASGTALALALAYAKGIGGTRAGAIRTTFKEETETDLFGEQAVLCGGASALVQTGFEVLTEAGYAPEIAYFECLHELKLIVDLMYEGGIARQRYSVSDTAEYGDYSRGPRVIDSRVKDEMRKILGEIQSGEFAREWIAEDDNGRPNFNKWRAEGAAHPIEETGKKLRGMMSWVDRPLTETA; this is translated from the coding sequence ATGAGCATCGAGATTTACTACGACGACGACGCCGACCTGGCCCTCATCCAGGACAAGAAGGTCGCCGTGCTGGGCTACGGCAGCCAGGGCCACGCCCACGCGCTGTCGCTGCGCGACTCGGGTGTCGACGTGGTGATCGGCCTGCCGGAGGGCTCCAAGAGCCGGGTCAAGGCCGAGGAGCAGGGCCTGCGGGTGCTGACCCCGGCGCAGGCGTCGGCCGAGGCGGACGTGATCATGGTGCTGGCGCCGGACACCGCGCAGCGCACGCTCTACACCGAGGCGATCGAGCCGAACCTGACCGAGGGCAAGGCGCTGTTCTTCGGCCACGGCCTCAACATCCGGTACGGCTTCATCACCCCGCCGGCCAACGTCGACGTGGCCATGGTCGCGCCGAAGGGTCCGGGTCACCTGGTCCGCCGGCAGTACGTCGACGGCAAGGGCGTGCCGGTGCTGGTCGCCGTCGAGCAGGACGCCTCCGGTACGGCGCTCGCGCTCGCCCTCGCGTACGCGAAGGGGATCGGTGGCACCCGCGCGGGCGCGATCCGGACCACCTTCAAGGAGGAGACCGAGACCGACCTGTTCGGCGAGCAGGCGGTCCTCTGCGGTGGCGCGTCGGCGCTGGTCCAGACCGGCTTCGAGGTGCTCACCGAGGCGGGCTACGCCCCGGAGATCGCGTACTTCGAGTGCCTGCACGAGCTGAAGCTGATCGTCGACCTGATGTACGAGGGCGGCATCGCCCGGCAGCGCTACAGCGTCTCCGACACCGCCGAGTACGGCGACTACTCGCGCGGCCCGCGCGTCATCGACTCCCGGGTCAAGGACGAGATGCGCAAGATCCTGGGCGAGATCCAGTCCGGCGAGTTCGCTCGCGAGTGGATCGCCGAGGACGACAACGGTCGGCCGAACTTCAACAAGTGGCGGGCCGAGGGTGCGGCGCACCCGATCGAGGAGACCGGCAAGAAGCTGCGCGGCATGATGAGCTGGGTCGACCGCCCGCTCACCGAGACGGCCTGA
- the serA gene encoding phosphoglycerate dehydrogenase — protein sequence MKPVVLIAEELAPAAVDVLAHDFDVRHVDGTDRPALLAALGSAHAVIVRSATQIDREAVAAAPRLRVVARAGVGLDNVEVPAATARGVMVVNAPTSNIVSAAEQAIALLLAVARNTASASAALKAGEWRRSRYTGVEIQGKTVGVVGLGRIGVLFASRMAAFGTRLIAYDPYIQPARAAQLGVRLVSLEELLRESDFISIHLPKTPETVGLIGEKELAIVKPGVRIVNAARGGLVDEQALADAIAEGRVGGAGIDVYTKEPCTASPLFAFDNVVATPHLGASTAEAQDKAGLAVARSVKLALQGEFVPDAVNVQAGGVVAEDVRPLLPLAERLGKVFTAVAGVVAASVTVEVRGEIVANEVSVLKLAATKGLFASVVSEQVTYVNAPHIAAERGVEVALTTHTETIDHPNLVTLAGALPDGRAVSVSGTVSSTATRDVFKLTEVDGFDLELGAEGILLFLRYADRPGVVGLVGSILGAAGVNIAAMQVARREAGGEALMTLTVDSPVGADLLTSAADSIGAVAASTADLREE from the coding sequence ATGAAGCCTGTCGTACTGATCGCCGAAGAACTCGCTCCCGCCGCCGTCGACGTACTCGCGCACGACTTCGACGTACGTCACGTCGACGGCACCGACCGCCCCGCCCTGCTCGCCGCGCTCGGCTCGGCCCACGCCGTGATCGTGCGCAGCGCCACCCAGATCGACCGGGAAGCGGTCGCCGCCGCACCCCGGCTGAGAGTGGTCGCCCGCGCCGGGGTCGGACTGGACAACGTGGAGGTACCGGCCGCCACCGCCCGCGGGGTGATGGTGGTGAACGCGCCGACCTCGAACATCGTCTCCGCCGCCGAGCAGGCGATCGCGCTGCTGCTGGCCGTCGCCCGCAACACCGCCAGCGCCAGCGCGGCGCTGAAGGCGGGCGAGTGGAGACGGTCCCGCTACACCGGGGTGGAGATCCAGGGCAAGACCGTGGGGGTGGTCGGGCTGGGCCGGATCGGGGTGCTGTTCGCGTCCCGGATGGCCGCGTTCGGCACCCGGCTGATCGCGTACGACCCGTACATCCAGCCGGCGCGGGCGGCGCAGCTCGGGGTCCGGCTGGTGAGCCTGGAGGAGTTGCTGCGGGAGAGCGACTTCATCTCCATCCACCTGCCGAAGACGCCGGAGACCGTCGGGCTGATCGGGGAGAAGGAACTGGCGATCGTCAAGCCCGGCGTCCGGATCGTCAACGCCGCCCGTGGCGGGCTGGTCGACGAGCAGGCCCTGGCCGACGCGATCGCCGAGGGCAGGGTCGGTGGCGCCGGCATCGACGTCTACACCAAGGAACCGTGTACGGCGTCGCCGCTGTTCGCGTTCGACAACGTGGTGGCCACCCCGCATCTGGGCGCGTCAACGGCCGAGGCGCAGGACAAGGCCGGTCTGGCGGTGGCGCGCAGTGTCAAGCTCGCGTTGCAGGGCGAGTTCGTACCGGACGCGGTGAACGTGCAGGCCGGTGGGGTGGTGGCCGAGGACGTACGGCCGCTGTTGCCGCTGGCCGAGCGGCTGGGCAAGGTCTTCACGGCGGTCGCCGGTGTGGTGGCGGCCAGCGTCACCGTCGAGGTACGCGGTGAGATCGTCGCCAACGAGGTCTCGGTGCTGAAACTCGCCGCCACCAAGGGTTTGTTCGCCTCGGTCGTCTCCGAGCAGGTGACGTACGTCAACGCCCCGCACATCGCGGCCGAGCGCGGTGTCGAGGTGGCCCTGACCACGCACACCGAGACGATCGACCACCCGAACCTGGTGACCCTGGCCGGTGCGCTGCCGGACGGTCGTGCGGTCTCGGTGTCCGGCACGGTGAGCAGCACCGCCACCCGGGACGTGTTCAAGCTGACCGAGGTCGACGGCTTCGACCTGGAGCTGGGCGCGGAGGGCATCCTGCTCTTCCTCCGGTACGCCGACCGCCCCGGCGTGGTGGGCCTGGTCGGCTCGATCCTCGGTGCGGCCGGGGTGAACATCGCGGCCATGCAAGTGGCCCGGCGGGAGGCCGGTGGCGAGGCGCTGATGACGTTGACAGTGGACTCGCCGGTCGGCGCGGATCTGCTCACCTCGGCGGCCGACTCGATCGGTGCGGTCGCGGCCAGCACGGCCGACCTGCGCGAGGAATAG
- a CDS encoding FAD:protein FMN transferase, with product MLASERSRTDRHRGVDNRPAPPDFRLGGGPIPGLPGRPGAGLAIARADRMVARHTVRTSIAEYSLVVNGPAWWGRRGLGEAIRDAVAELRAIDLTYSPARPESLVSRLRRGEISPDAYPPLADLVARCAAMRAATDGWFDAWAVPGGFDPGGLLKGWAVERAASRLRAAGSEDYAVLSGGDLVVRGRAPHGGPWRVAVHRPTVGHHPNDGKYPVNRPRPVGAQRAPLTLELTGGAIGSSGVAGRRDHVVDPHTGLPARQLVATTVSGPDLSVADGYATALYAAGPAGLDWFPTTDGYRALMAVPRQPGASR from the coding sequence ATGCTTGCAAGTGAACGTAGCCGAACCGATCGTCACCGTGGGGTGGACAACCGCCCGGCGCCACCGGACTTTCGGCTCGGCGGCGGGCCGATTCCCGGCCTGCCCGGTCGCCCCGGCGCCGGACTGGCCATCGCCCGCGCCGACCGGATGGTCGCCCGGCACACCGTACGGACCTCCATCGCCGAATACTCGCTGGTGGTCAACGGGCCGGCGTGGTGGGGCCGGCGCGGACTCGGCGAGGCGATCCGGGACGCGGTGGCGGAACTGCGGGCGATCGACCTCACCTACAGCCCGGCCCGACCGGAGAGCCTCGTCTCCCGGCTGCGCCGAGGCGAGATCTCACCCGACGCGTACCCGCCGCTGGCCGACCTGGTCGCCCGGTGCGCGGCGATGCGGGCGGCCACCGACGGCTGGTTCGACGCCTGGGCCGTACCGGGCGGGTTCGACCCCGGCGGACTGCTCAAGGGCTGGGCGGTCGAGCGGGCCGCGTCCCGGTTGCGGGCCGCCGGAAGCGAGGACTACGCCGTGCTCAGCGGCGGAGACCTGGTCGTACGCGGACGCGCGCCGCACGGCGGTCCGTGGCGGGTAGCGGTGCACCGGCCCACCGTCGGGCACCACCCCAACGACGGGAAATACCCGGTCAACCGGCCCCGTCCGGTCGGCGCCCAGCGGGCGCCGCTGACCCTGGAGCTGACCGGCGGGGCGATCGGCAGTTCCGGGGTGGCCGGGCGCCGGGACCACGTGGTGGACCCGCACACCGGCCTGCCGGCTCGCCAGCTCGTGGCGACCACCGTCAGCGGCCCCGATCTCTCCGTCGCCGACGGATACGCCACCGCCCTGTACGCCGCCGGCCCGGCCGGACTGGACTGGTTCCCCACCACCGACGGCTACCGGGCACTGATGGCCGTACCGCGTCAGCCGGGCGCTTCGCGCTGA
- a CDS encoding 3-isopropylmalate dehydrogenase, with product MARIAVVAGDGIGPEVVAQARKVIDAVLPGVEATEYDLGAARYHRTGEVLPDSVLAELAEHDAILLGAVGDPTVPPGVLERGLLLKLRFDFDQYVNLRPSRLWPGTVSPLATVKPGEIDLVVVREGTEGLYAGAGGSLHRGTPAEVATEESLNTRHGVERVIRDAFARAQRRERRKVTLVHKTNVLTHAGSLWARAFEAVAAEHPDVETEYQHVDAAAMFLVSQPQRYDVVVTDNLFGDILTDIAAAVSGGIGLAASGSINPERSYPSMFEPVHGSAPDIAGQGVADPAAAVLSVALLLDHLGHADAAARVTGAVAAELAARTPGAGLRTAEVGDRLAAHAAA from the coding sequence GTGGCACGGATCGCGGTGGTTGCTGGTGACGGCATCGGGCCGGAGGTGGTCGCGCAGGCCCGCAAGGTCATCGACGCGGTGCTGCCGGGGGTCGAGGCGACCGAGTACGACCTTGGCGCCGCGCGCTACCACCGGACCGGTGAGGTGCTGCCGGACTCGGTCCTGGCGGAGCTGGCCGAGCACGACGCCATCCTGCTCGGCGCGGTGGGCGACCCCACCGTCCCGCCCGGCGTGCTCGAACGCGGCCTGCTGCTCAAGCTCCGCTTCGACTTCGACCAGTACGTCAACCTGCGCCCGTCCCGGCTCTGGCCCGGTACGGTCAGCCCGCTGGCCACGGTCAAGCCGGGCGAGATCGACCTGGTGGTGGTCCGCGAGGGCACCGAGGGCCTCTACGCGGGCGCCGGTGGCTCGCTGCACCGGGGCACCCCGGCCGAGGTGGCCACCGAGGAGAGCCTGAACACCCGGCACGGCGTCGAGCGGGTGATCCGGGACGCGTTCGCCCGCGCGCAGCGGCGCGAGCGGCGCAAGGTCACCCTGGTGCACAAGACCAACGTACTGACCCACGCCGGATCGCTCTGGGCCCGCGCCTTCGAGGCCGTCGCGGCCGAGCACCCGGACGTCGAGACCGAGTACCAGCACGTGGACGCGGCGGCGATGTTCCTGGTCAGCCAGCCGCAGCGGTACGACGTGGTGGTGACCGACAACCTCTTCGGTGACATCCTCACCGACATCGCCGCCGCGGTCAGCGGTGGCATCGGGCTGGCCGCCAGCGGCAGCATCAACCCCGAGCGCTCCTACCCGTCGATGTTCGAGCCGGTGCACGGTTCGGCCCCGGACATCGCCGGCCAGGGGGTCGCCGATCCGGCCGCCGCGGTGCTCTCCGTCGCCCTGCTGCTCGACCATCTCGGCCACGCCGACGCGGCGGCCCGAGTAACCGGGGCGGTCGCGGCCGAACTCGCCGCCCGTACGCCGGGCGCGGGGCTGCGTACCGCCGAGGTTGGCGACCGGCTCGCCGCCCACGCGGCGGCCTGA
- a CDS encoding branched-chain amino acid aminotransferase: MSGGDKLDFEIRPNPRPVSPAERAALMANPGFGRVFTDHMVTIRYAEGKGWYDARVEARGPIPMDPATAALHYAQEIFEGLKAYHAADGGVTLFRPEANAARFVESARRMAMPALPEQVFLDALHHLIEADREWIPTADDGTLYLRPFMFASEVFLGVRPANEYLFVVIASPVGSYFSGGVKPVNVWVSPNYTRAAPGGTGAAKCGGNYASSLVAQAEAMEHDCDQVVFLDAVERKYVDELGGMNIFFVYDDGTLVTPPLTGTILPGITRDSVLTLAREEGRTVVERPVAFADWQADAASGKLREVFACGTAAVITPIGTVRSPDGEFSVADGHPGETTTALRQRLVDLQRGRATDPHNWVHHIH, translated from the coding sequence ATGAGCGGTGGTGACAAGCTCGACTTCGAGATCCGTCCGAATCCTCGGCCGGTATCTCCCGCCGAGCGGGCCGCGCTGATGGCAAATCCCGGATTCGGTCGGGTCTTCACCGACCACATGGTCACGATCCGCTACGCCGAAGGCAAGGGCTGGTACGACGCACGCGTCGAGGCCCGTGGCCCGATCCCGATGGACCCGGCGACGGCGGCCCTGCACTACGCGCAGGAGATCTTCGAGGGGCTCAAGGCGTACCACGCGGCCGATGGCGGGGTGACCCTGTTCCGGCCCGAGGCCAACGCCGCGCGGTTCGTCGAGTCGGCCCGCCGGATGGCCATGCCGGCGCTGCCGGAGCAGGTCTTCCTCGACGCGCTGCACCACCTGATCGAGGCCGACCGGGAGTGGATCCCGACCGCCGACGACGGCACCCTCTACCTGCGCCCGTTCATGTTCGCCAGCGAGGTTTTCCTCGGCGTACGCCCGGCCAACGAGTACCTCTTCGTGGTGATCGCGTCGCCGGTCGGGTCGTACTTCTCCGGCGGGGTCAAGCCGGTCAACGTCTGGGTCTCGCCGAACTACACCCGCGCCGCGCCCGGTGGCACCGGAGCGGCCAAATGCGGCGGCAACTACGCCTCCTCCCTGGTCGCCCAGGCCGAGGCGATGGAGCACGACTGCGACCAGGTGGTCTTCCTCGACGCGGTGGAGCGCAAGTACGTCGACGAGCTGGGCGGGATGAACATCTTCTTCGTCTACGACGACGGCACCCTGGTCACCCCGCCGCTGACCGGCACGATCCTGCCCGGCATCACCCGGGACTCGGTGCTGACGCTGGCCCGCGAGGAGGGCCGGACCGTGGTCGAGCGACCGGTCGCCTTCGCCGACTGGCAGGCCGACGCGGCCAGCGGCAAACTCCGCGAGGTCTTCGCCTGCGGCACCGCCGCCGTGATCACCCCGATCGGCACCGTGCGTTCCCCCGACGGCGAGTTCTCCGTAGCAGACGGCCACCCCGGCGAAACCACCACCGCCCTACGCCAACGCCTGGTAGACCTCCAACGCGGCCGCGCCACCGACCCCCACAACTGGGTCCACCACATCCACTGA
- a CDS encoding tyrosine-protein phosphatase, with the protein MDASPVSRVTAFASLFNFRDVGGYAGLDGRTVRWRRLYRSDSLHRIDAADQAILADLGIRTVLDLRRPHEVQRDGRVPAYEGLDYRHIHPEHREWDEVPYDEQLGVAHYLAERYRDLAETGAAGIARAVGTIADEDAAPVVVHCVAGKDRTGVVCALTLSLLGVSDADIAADYALSTDASERFRVWITTQLPPRDFPTPRPYYSSPAEAMIIFLDTLRHHHGSVEQYLRTAGLTPTQIQTLRTHLLT; encoded by the coding sequence ATGGACGCATCCCCGGTCAGCCGCGTGACCGCCTTCGCCAGTCTCTTCAACTTCCGCGACGTCGGTGGCTACGCCGGACTCGACGGGCGTACGGTCCGCTGGCGGCGGCTGTACCGGTCGGACTCGCTGCACCGGATCGACGCCGCCGACCAGGCGATCCTCGCCGACCTGGGGATCCGTACCGTGCTCGACCTGCGGCGACCGCACGAGGTGCAGCGCGACGGTCGGGTGCCGGCCTACGAGGGGCTGGACTACCGGCACATCCACCCGGAGCACCGGGAGTGGGACGAGGTCCCGTACGACGAGCAACTCGGCGTCGCCCACTACCTCGCCGAGCGGTACCGAGACCTGGCCGAAACCGGGGCCGCCGGCATTGCCCGAGCGGTCGGCACGATCGCCGACGAGGACGCGGCGCCGGTGGTGGTGCACTGCGTGGCCGGTAAGGACCGGACCGGGGTGGTCTGCGCGCTGACCCTGTCCCTGCTCGGGGTGAGCGACGCCGACATCGCCGCGGACTACGCGCTCAGCACCGACGCGTCCGAGCGCTTCCGGGTCTGGATCACCACCCAGCTACCCCCGCGCGACTTCCCCACCCCGCGCCCCTACTACTCGTCCCCCGCCGAGGCAATGATCATCTTCCTCGACACCCTCCGCCACCACCACGGCTCGGTGGAGCAATACCTCCGAACCGCCGGCCTGACCCCCACCCAGATCCAAACCCTCCGCACCCACCTCCTGACCTGA
- a CDS encoding PRC-barrel domain containing protein gives MTGADLVGYHVEATDGGIGKIDRANYEVDASFLVVDTGPWIFGKKVMLPAGVVNHVDHDDRKVYVDRDKAQIKAAPEYAESDQTDPVYLDKIGGYYGGMYGLTGTPMMPPHRPL, from the coding sequence GTGACCGGCGCCGACCTGGTCGGTTACCACGTGGAGGCGACCGACGGCGGTATCGGCAAGATCGACCGCGCCAACTACGAGGTCGACGCCAGCTTCCTGGTCGTCGACACCGGGCCGTGGATCTTCGGTAAGAAGGTCATGCTGCCCGCCGGTGTGGTCAACCACGTCGACCACGACGACCGCAAGGTCTACGTGGATCGGGACAAGGCCCAGATCAAGGCCGCTCCCGAGTACGCCGAGAGCGACCAGACCGATCCGGTCTACCTGGACAAGATCGGTGGCTACTACGGCGGCATGTACGGCCTGACCGGCACGCCGATGATGCCCCCGCACCGGCCGCTCTGA